In Actinacidiphila yeochonensis CN732, a genomic segment contains:
- a CDS encoding DedA family protein, whose amino-acid sequence MIGLLASAAAHTAPSEGARQAVGYPSLFLLVALGSLVPVIPTGAVVSSAAVVALHDSDPAALGFVFATASVAAFLGDVALYWLGLRGARSRGGTRWLHRLQQRVDDGTLATAQRQLDRHGAAVLVLSRLVPAGRIPVMVACLLAEMPLRRFARGDVAACLAWAAAYELIGLLGGSLLAEPWQGVVLAVALTLAVAAFPAAARLVRRARHGRTASDSAS is encoded by the coding sequence ATGATCGGCCTGCTCGCGTCGGCGGCCGCGCACACGGCGCCGTCGGAGGGGGCGCGCCAGGCTGTCGGGTACCCGTCGCTGTTCCTGCTGGTGGCGCTGGGATCGCTGGTCCCGGTGATACCGACCGGCGCCGTGGTGTCGAGTGCGGCGGTGGTCGCGCTGCACGACTCCGACCCGGCCGCGCTCGGCTTCGTCTTCGCCACCGCGTCCGTCGCCGCGTTCCTCGGGGATGTCGCGCTGTACTGGCTGGGGCTGCGCGGGGCGCGCTCGCGGGGCGGCACGCGCTGGCTGCACCGCCTCCAGCAGCGGGTCGACGACGGCACGCTGGCCACCGCCCAACGGCAACTGGACCGGCACGGCGCCGCCGTCCTCGTCCTGTCCCGCCTCGTACCGGCGGGGCGGATACCGGTGATGGTGGCCTGCCTGCTGGCGGAGATGCCGCTGCGCCGCTTCGCGCGGGGCGACGTGGCCGCGTGCCTGGCCTGGGCGGCGGCGTACGAGCTGATCGGCCTCCTGGGCGGTTCGCTGCTGGCCGAGCCCTGGCAGGGAGTGGTGCTCGCGGTGGCGCTGACCCTGGCCGTCGCGGCGTTCCCGGCGGCGGCCCGGCTCGTCCGCAGGGCACGGCACGGCCGGACGGCGTCCGACAGCGCGTCGTAG
- a CDS encoding DUF5107 domain-containing protein: MPTTVRRTAVTLPSAPLGPENPLPALHPRAEVHQVEPGGRAGLPADMARQLGYATLRSVLPVRVLDGYGRDRAPADLDALVLENDRLRATVLPGLGGRLYSLFHKPTGRELLYRNPVFQPADFALAGAWFSGGVEWNSGATGHAAYTCAPVHAARVTAPDGGPMLRLWEWERLRDLPFQVDLWLPDGSDFLLVGVRVRNPHPRTVPAYWWSNTAVPETPGTRVLAPAEAAWHFDYRQELGRVPMPVPEAPPRTESGVPATAPGSADVSYPARREHAADYFFDVPDGERRWIAALDSDGRGLAQTSTDTLRGRKLFLWGAGRAGRGGRRWQEWLTEPGTGGYLEIQAGLARTQLEHVPLPPEAEFCWLEAYGPLDADPSAVHGDDWAAARGEAARRLEEVLPRQAVDDAFTRWRERAADAEPEEVLAVGTGWGALEVERGRFALPGTPFPAATLGPEQKPWLELLVAGVVPRPAPGQAPGAAPVGPQWRELLEAADTFPGNAWYRDLQLGVAQWAAGDRAQAVRSWERSLADRRTPWALRALAVAESVAGERARAAERYIEAFDSLTVDAPPTVPEPGVPEGAAARTAHRALVLEAAAALLDAGRPADARRLLDHPAPGGSTPPDSGRFQLLRARTALALGDAARARRYFDDGFVVADLREGDESLSDTWWAVAEALTAEGGPVDDSVRARARREHPLPAAYDFRMRPEDPAGP; encoded by the coding sequence TTGCCAACGACCGTACGACGTACCGCTGTGACCCTGCCGAGCGCTCCGCTGGGCCCGGAGAACCCCCTGCCCGCGCTGCACCCACGGGCGGAGGTCCACCAGGTCGAGCCGGGTGGGAGAGCGGGGTTGCCGGCCGACATGGCACGGCAGTTGGGGTACGCCACGCTGCGATCAGTCCTGCCCGTTCGCGTGCTCGACGGCTACGGTCGCGACCGCGCCCCGGCTGATCTGGACGCGCTGGTCCTGGAGAACGACCGGCTGCGCGCCACCGTGCTGCCCGGGTTGGGCGGCAGGCTGTACTCGCTGTTCCACAAGCCGACCGGCCGCGAGCTGCTCTACCGCAACCCGGTCTTCCAGCCGGCGGACTTCGCGCTGGCCGGGGCCTGGTTCTCCGGCGGCGTGGAGTGGAACTCCGGCGCCACCGGCCACGCCGCGTACACCTGCGCGCCTGTCCACGCCGCCCGGGTGACCGCCCCCGACGGCGGTCCGATGCTGCGGCTGTGGGAGTGGGAGCGGCTGCGCGACCTGCCGTTCCAGGTGGACCTGTGGCTGCCCGACGGCTCCGACTTCCTGCTGGTCGGGGTCAGGGTCCGCAACCCGCACCCGCGTACCGTCCCGGCGTACTGGTGGTCCAACACCGCCGTGCCCGAGACCCCCGGCACGCGGGTGCTGGCTCCCGCCGAGGCCGCCTGGCACTTCGACTACCGGCAGGAGCTCGGCCGTGTCCCGATGCCGGTCCCCGAGGCCCCGCCCCGGACGGAGTCCGGCGTCCCGGCCACGGCGCCGGGCAGCGCCGACGTCAGTTATCCCGCCCGCCGCGAGCACGCCGCCGACTACTTCTTCGACGTGCCCGACGGCGAGCGGCGCTGGATCGCCGCCCTCGACAGCGACGGCCGCGGGCTCGCGCAGACCTCGACCGACACCCTGCGCGGCCGCAAGCTCTTCCTGTGGGGCGCCGGCCGCGCCGGCCGCGGCGGCCGCCGCTGGCAGGAGTGGCTGACCGAACCCGGCACCGGCGGCTACCTGGAGATCCAGGCCGGCCTGGCCCGCACCCAGTTGGAGCACGTACCGCTACCGCCCGAGGCCGAGTTCTGCTGGCTGGAGGCGTACGGCCCGCTCGACGCCGACCCGTCGGCGGTCCACGGGGACGACTGGGCGGCCGCCCGCGGCGAGGCCGCGCGCCGTCTGGAGGAGGTCCTGCCGCGTCAGGCGGTCGACGACGCCTTCACCCGCTGGCGCGAGCGGGCCGCCGACGCCGAACCGGAGGAGGTGCTCGCGGTCGGCACCGGCTGGGGCGCGCTGGAGGTCGAACGGGGCCGGTTCGCTCTGCCGGGCACCCCGTTCCCGGCGGCCACCCTCGGCCCGGAGCAGAAGCCGTGGCTGGAACTGCTGGTCGCCGGGGTGGTACCGCGTCCGGCCCCGGGACAGGCACCCGGAGCCGCACCGGTCGGCCCGCAGTGGCGGGAGCTGCTGGAGGCCGCCGACACCTTCCCCGGCAACGCCTGGTACCGGGACCTCCAGTTGGGTGTCGCCCAGTGGGCCGCGGGCGACCGGGCCCAGGCCGTCCGCAGCTGGGAACGGTCGCTCGCGGACCGCCGCACCCCCTGGGCGCTGCGGGCCCTGGCGGTCGCCGAGTCGGTGGCGGGGGAGAGGGCACGCGCCGCGGAACGGTACATCGAGGCTTTCGACAGCCTCACCGTCGACGCCCCGCCCACGGTCCCCGAGCCCGGTGTCCCGGAGGGCGCCGCCGCCCGCACAGCGCATCGGGCGCTCGTCCTGGAGGCAGCGGCGGCGCTGCTCGACGCCGGGCGCCCCGCCGACGCCCGGCGGCTCCTGGACCACCCGGCGCCCGGCGGGAGCACCCCGCCGGACAGCGGCCGGTTCCAGCTGCTGCGGGCCCGTACCGCCCTCGCGCTCGGCGACGCCGCCCGTGCCCGGCGGTACTTCGACGACGGCTTCGTGGTGGCCGACCTGCGGGAGGGCGACGAGAGCCTGAGCGACACCTGGTGGGCCGTCGCCGAGGCGCTGACCGCCGAGGGCGGCCCCGTCGACGACTCCGTACGCGCCCGAGCCCGCCGCGAGCACCCGCTGCCGGCCGCGTACGACTTCCGGATGCGGCCCGAGGACCCGGCCGGTCCCTGA
- a CDS encoding phosphatase PAP2 family protein produces MTYPWKSWDRAVFAQVAKVQWPGAEPVLPRLSRAANHGRLWGALAAGMAVAGGRNGRRAALRGMGSLALASLTVNTVGKGAVGRARPLLDAVPVIRRLHRQPVTSSFPSGHAASAAAFAAGVAVQSGPLGAAVAPVAASVAFSRVYTGVHYPSDVLAGCALGLGAAWVVRRLLPPRPPRPRPGSSERAPALGTGRGLHVVANAASGPPPLLSTPAARIAAALPDAAVVVRTEDEDLAALLEEAARRAAAEGGALGVCGGDGTVRSAAGAALRHDVPLAVFPGGTRNHFALDLGLESVEATAAAVRAGRATRVDVARGAAGDHAGVFLNTFSIGAYPDLVRVRERWSRRVGSWPASVLAAVHVLRTCEPVEIVVNGRLRSVWMMFVGNCRYSSWGPAPVRRRDLADGLLDVRIVDGGPFARTRMLGAALTGALTSSPVYTAAAVPRLRVRIPGVAVHLAHDGEVAAAPEEILLGKVRGGLTVYTAERGRG; encoded by the coding sequence GTGACGTATCCGTGGAAGAGCTGGGATCGCGCGGTGTTCGCGCAGGTGGCGAAGGTGCAGTGGCCGGGGGCCGAGCCGGTGCTGCCGCGGTTGAGCCGGGCCGCGAACCATGGTCGGTTGTGGGGCGCGCTGGCGGCCGGTATGGCTGTCGCGGGCGGGCGGAACGGGCGGCGGGCGGCGCTGCGGGGCATGGGATCGCTGGCTTTGGCCTCGCTGACCGTCAACACCGTCGGAAAGGGCGCGGTGGGCCGGGCCCGTCCGCTGCTGGACGCGGTCCCGGTGATACGGCGGCTCCACCGGCAGCCGGTGACCTCGTCCTTCCCATCCGGGCACGCGGCGTCGGCCGCGGCCTTCGCGGCGGGGGTGGCGGTGCAGAGCGGGCCGCTGGGCGCGGCGGTGGCACCGGTCGCGGCGAGCGTGGCGTTCTCCCGCGTCTACACCGGCGTGCACTACCCGAGCGACGTGCTCGCGGGCTGCGCGCTGGGGCTGGGCGCGGCGTGGGTGGTGCGGCGGCTCCTGCCGCCGCGGCCGCCGCGGCCCCGGCCCGGGTCGTCGGAGCGGGCGCCCGCGCTGGGGACGGGGCGGGGCCTGCACGTGGTGGCGAACGCGGCGTCCGGCCCGCCGCCGCTGCTGAGCACGCCGGCCGCGCGGATCGCGGCGGCCCTGCCGGACGCGGCGGTCGTCGTACGGACCGAGGACGAGGACCTGGCCGCGCTGCTGGAGGAGGCCGCCCGCAGGGCGGCGGCGGAAGGCGGCGCGCTCGGCGTGTGCGGCGGGGACGGCACCGTCCGCTCGGCCGCCGGAGCGGCTCTGCGGCACGACGTCCCGCTCGCGGTCTTCCCCGGCGGCACCCGCAACCACTTCGCGCTGGACCTGGGCCTGGAGAGCGTCGAGGCGACGGCAGCGGCGGTCCGCGCGGGCCGCGCCACGCGGGTCGACGTGGCACGCGGGGCGGCGGGCGACCACGCCGGGGTCTTCCTCAACACGTTCAGCATCGGCGCCTATCCGGACCTGGTGCGGGTGCGCGAGCGCTGGTCGCGGCGGGTGGGCAGCTGGCCGGCGAGCGTGCTGGCGGCCGTACACGTGCTGCGGACCTGCGAACCGGTGGAGATCGTGGTGAACGGGCGGCTCCGCTCGGTGTGGATGATGTTCGTCGGAAACTGCCGCTACTCCAGCTGGGGACCGGCGCCGGTACGGCGGCGCGACCTCGCCGACGGCCTGCTGGACGTGCGGATCGTCGACGGCGGGCCGTTCGCCCGCACCCGGATGCTGGGCGCGGCGCTGACGGGTGCGCTCACCTCCTCGCCGGTGTACACGGCGGCGGCCGTCCCCCGGCTGCGGGTGCGGATACCGGGGGTGGCCGTCCACCTCGCACACGACGGGGAGGTGGCCGCGGCGCCGGAGGAGATCCTGCTCGGGAAGGTGCGGGGCGGGCTGACCGTCTACACCGCTGAGCGCGGTCGCGGCTGA
- a CDS encoding ketopantoate reductase family protein — MRFIIIGAGAVGGTIGGRLFDSGHDVVLVARGAHLEALRTSGLRLELADRTAQLAVPAVAGPGELRPGPDDVLVLATKTQDTPAALAAWEGFGDRPALVCAQNGVENERLALRRFSDVYGMCVWLPSSFLEPGVVRARNAPLTGILTVGRYPSGTDGRVRRIAGCLEASGFEAPVTDEVMAWKYAKLLTNLGNAVDAVSGPDGDPELGALAALALAEGRSVLAAAGVTYVGDEEQRRVRGTKVQPRTAPDGTSGGRSSSWQSLARATGSVEADYLNGEIVLLGRRFGVATPVNEALQRAANRLARERRPAGALTPRERADLLAAAR; from the coding sequence ATGCGATTCATCATCATCGGCGCGGGCGCCGTGGGCGGGACGATAGGCGGCAGGCTCTTCGACAGCGGGCACGACGTGGTCCTCGTCGCGCGCGGCGCCCATCTGGAGGCGCTGCGGACGTCCGGGCTGCGGCTGGAGCTCGCCGACCGGACGGCACAGCTCGCGGTGCCCGCCGTGGCCGGCCCCGGCGAGCTCCGGCCCGGCCCCGACGACGTGCTCGTGCTGGCCACGAAGACCCAGGACACGCCCGCCGCGCTGGCCGCGTGGGAGGGCTTCGGCGACCGTCCGGCGCTGGTGTGCGCGCAGAACGGCGTGGAGAACGAGCGGCTCGCGCTGCGGCGGTTCAGCGACGTGTACGGGATGTGCGTGTGGCTGCCGTCGTCCTTCCTGGAGCCGGGGGTGGTACGGGCGCGCAACGCGCCGTTGACCGGCATCCTCACGGTGGGCCGCTACCCGTCGGGGACGGACGGCCGGGTCCGGCGGATCGCGGGCTGCCTGGAGGCGTCCGGGTTCGAGGCACCCGTGACGGACGAGGTGATGGCGTGGAAGTACGCCAAGCTGCTGACGAACCTGGGCAACGCCGTGGACGCGGTCAGCGGCCCCGACGGCGACCCCGAGCTGGGCGCCCTGGCCGCGCTCGCCCTGGCCGAGGGCCGGTCGGTGCTGGCCGCGGCGGGCGTCACGTACGTCGGCGACGAGGAGCAGCGGCGGGTGCGCGGCACGAAGGTGCAGCCGCGGACGGCACCGGACGGGACGTCGGGCGGCCGGAGTTCCTCCTGGCAGAGCCTCGCACGAGCCACCGGCTCCGTCGAGGCGGACTACCTCAACGGCGAGATCGTGCTCCTCGGGCGCCGGTTCGGGGTGGCCACGCCGGTCAACGAGGCGCTTCAGCGCGCCGCCAACCGCCTCGCCCGCGAACGGCGCCCGGCAGGCGCGCTGACGCCGCGGGAGCGGGCCGACCTGCTCGCGGCAGCACGTTGA
- a CDS encoding MBL fold metallo-hydrolase — MNPAGRPAATPLSPDGDPDSGFDGGPGGGFDGGPDTGADGPNPFAAPTATSTGTPGTTDSPPPRPTRPAPPGGDRAGGARPDPRPTAQPVAPGPRAWPATFADRLTEPLPQPGIRDIVRLVRECAVRPPEHSLADVPRLPVEPGPVPDPGPAGVSVTWAGHASWVVRVGGLAVLTDPVWSQRIPGTPARVTPVGVPWEELPPVDAVVISHNHYDHLDAPTLRRLPRDTPCYVPAGLAGWFTRRGFTRVTELDWWEHAELAGVRFDFVPARHWSRRTLTDTCRSLWGGWVLTDARGRRVYFAGDTGYGPYFADIARTLPGIDIALLPIGAYAPRWMLSAVHTDPEEAVQAYLDLGAAVMAPMHWATFLLSGEPPLEPLTRLRAAWRAAGLPREALWDLPVGASRVLTPAPPLPAEPLPEVPLS; from the coding sequence TTGAACCCCGCCGGTCGCCCCGCCGCCACCCCCCTCAGCCCCGACGGCGATCCTGACAGCGGCTTTGACGGCGGTCCCGGCGGCGGGTTTGACGGCGGTCCTGACACCGGCGCCGACGGCCCGAACCCCTTCGCCGCGCCCACCGCCACCTCCACCGGGACCCCGGGGACCACCGACAGCCCGCCACCCCGCCCCACGCGGCCGGCGCCACCCGGCGGCGACCGCGCGGGCGGCGCCCGTCCGGACCCGCGGCCGACCGCCCAACCGGTGGCCCCCGGGCCGCGCGCCTGGCCCGCCACCTTCGCCGACCGCCTGACCGAGCCGCTCCCGCAGCCCGGCATCCGCGACATCGTGCGGCTGGTGCGCGAGTGCGCCGTCCGGCCGCCCGAGCACAGCCTCGCCGACGTGCCGCGGCTGCCCGTCGAGCCCGGACCGGTGCCCGATCCCGGCCCGGCCGGGGTGAGCGTCACCTGGGCCGGACATGCCAGCTGGGTGGTGCGCGTCGGCGGCCTGGCCGTCCTCACCGACCCCGTGTGGTCGCAGCGCATCCCCGGCACCCCGGCCCGCGTCACCCCCGTCGGGGTGCCGTGGGAGGAACTGCCCCCGGTCGACGCCGTCGTGATCAGCCACAACCACTACGACCACCTCGACGCGCCGACGTTGCGGCGGCTGCCCCGGGACACCCCCTGCTATGTGCCGGCCGGCCTCGCCGGCTGGTTCACCCGACGGGGCTTCACCCGGGTGACCGAACTGGACTGGTGGGAGCACGCGGAGCTGGCCGGCGTCCGCTTCGACTTCGTCCCCGCCCGGCACTGGAGCCGCCGAACCCTCACCGACACCTGCCGCTCGCTGTGGGGCGGCTGGGTCCTCACCGACGCGCGCGGCCGGCGCGTCTACTTCGCCGGCGACACCGGCTACGGCCCCTACTTCGCCGACATCGCCCGGACGCTGCCCGGCATCGACATCGCGCTGCTGCCCATCGGAGCGTACGCGCCGCGGTGGATGCTCAGCGCGGTGCACACCGACCCCGAGGAGGCCGTCCAGGCGTACCTGGACCTGGGCGCGGCCGTCATGGCGCCCATGCACTGGGCGACGTTCCTGCTGTCCGGCGAGCCCCCGCTGGAGCCGCTGACCCGCCTGCGCGCCGCGTGGCGCGCCGCCGGACTGCCTCGCGAGGCCCTGTGGGACCTCCCCGTGGGCGCCTCCCGCGTCCTCACCCCTGCCCCGCCGCTTCCTGCCGAGCCGCTTCCTGAGGTCCCGCTGTCCTGA
- a CDS encoding YfbM family protein — MSMIGEYVRLTPAELERAVKDPEWAQDFVDELVESELEESPDASAARCHDTDKAWHALDFLLGRLAFPVDIVHGEEVLPGAEDWGYGPPRYLTPERVRLAAEKLTAMTPEDLVDGVTPDDLAQADVYPRIIWERGESLDYVAEHFRDLLPFFEAGARDGHAMLLWLD; from the coding sequence ATGAGCATGATCGGTGAGTACGTACGCCTGACCCCGGCCGAACTCGAACGGGCCGTCAAGGACCCGGAATGGGCGCAGGACTTCGTCGACGAGTTGGTCGAGTCGGAGCTGGAGGAGAGCCCCGACGCTTCGGCGGCGCGCTGCCACGACACCGACAAGGCATGGCACGCCCTCGACTTCCTGCTCGGCCGTCTGGCCTTCCCGGTCGACATCGTCCACGGTGAGGAGGTACTGCCCGGCGCGGAGGACTGGGGCTACGGCCCGCCCCGCTACCTCACCCCGGAGCGGGTGCGGCTCGCCGCGGAGAAGCTGACCGCTATGACCCCCGAGGACCTGGTCGACGGGGTTACCCCCGACGACCTGGCGCAGGCCGACGTCTACCCGCGCATCATCTGGGAGCGCGGTGAGTCGCTGGACTACGTGGCCGAGCACTTCCGGGACCTGCTGCCCTTCTTCGAGGCGGGCGCCCGGGATGGGCATGCCATGCTGCTCTGGCTGGACTGA
- a CDS encoding SseB family protein produces the protein MSDLNPNGALPPAQRALHEIAHGNENVIALSTLAVSEVLLPVPGAEAQPEGQPEVPTEGADGAAATGAPDPAREIQLPVYEQDDGRQLVPVFTSETRMADALPATRRYRLVQLAVLSGAWPSDDLILSIDTGNEDSLSISGEGVRALAGLVGGN, from the coding sequence ATGTCCGACCTCAACCCGAACGGCGCGCTGCCCCCGGCGCAACGCGCCCTGCACGAGATCGCGCACGGCAACGAGAACGTGATCGCTCTGAGCACCCTGGCCGTCAGCGAGGTGCTGCTGCCCGTGCCCGGCGCCGAGGCGCAGCCCGAAGGACAGCCCGAGGTGCCCACCGAGGGTGCCGACGGCGCTGCCGCCACCGGCGCGCCCGACCCGGCGCGCGAGATCCAGCTGCCGGTCTACGAGCAGGACGACGGCCGGCAGCTGGTGCCGGTCTTCACCTCCGAGACCCGGATGGCCGACGCACTCCCGGCCACCCGCCGCTACCGGCTGGTGCAACTCGCCGTCCTCAGCGGAGCCTGGCCTTCGGACGACCTGATCCTGTCCATCGACACCGGCAACGAGGATTCGCTGAGCATCTCCGGCGAGGGGGTGCGCGCCCTGGCGGGCCTGGTCGGCGGCAACTGA
- a CDS encoding oxidoreductase — protein sequence MQQQKWLITGVSTGLGRAFARAALAAGHTVVGTVRSEEDRRAFEELEPGRAHGRILDVTDGDAVSRVITEVEQSVGALDVVVANAGYGLEGTFEETPLAEVRRQFEVNVFGTVATLQAALPHMRRRRRGHLMAVTSMGGLMAVPGMSAYCGSKFALEGILEALGKEVARFGIHVTAIEPGSFRTDWAGRSMTRAARSIDDYDELFTPIREARQKASGNQLGDPAKAGDAVVNIASVGRPPAHLVLGSDALRLVTAARTAVDEDIRAWEALSRTTDFAEGAQL from the coding sequence GTGCAGCAGCAGAAGTGGCTCATCACCGGCGTCAGCACCGGCCTTGGGCGTGCCTTCGCCCGAGCCGCCCTGGCCGCCGGGCACACCGTCGTCGGCACGGTCCGCTCCGAGGAGGACCGGCGGGCCTTCGAAGAGCTCGAACCCGGGCGCGCTCACGGCCGCATCCTGGACGTGACGGACGGCGACGCCGTCTCGAGGGTGATCACGGAGGTGGAGCAGAGCGTCGGAGCTCTGGACGTCGTGGTCGCCAACGCGGGCTACGGCCTGGAGGGCACCTTCGAGGAGACACCGCTGGCCGAGGTGCGGCGGCAGTTCGAGGTCAACGTCTTCGGGACGGTGGCCACCCTGCAGGCGGCCCTGCCCCACATGCGCCGGCGCCGGCGCGGACACCTGATGGCCGTCACCTCCATGGGCGGGCTGATGGCGGTGCCCGGCATGTCCGCCTACTGCGGAAGCAAGTTCGCACTGGAAGGCATCCTTGAGGCGCTGGGCAAGGAGGTCGCGCGGTTCGGAATCCACGTGACGGCGATCGAGCCCGGCTCCTTCCGCACCGACTGGGCCGGACGGTCCATGACACGTGCCGCGCGGTCCATCGACGACTACGACGAGCTGTTCACCCCCATCCGTGAAGCACGGCAGAAGGCCAGCGGTAACCAACTGGGTGATCCGGCCAAGGCCGGGGACGCCGTCGTGAACATCGCGTCGGTGGGCCGGCCGCCGGCCCACCTCGTCCTGGGCTCGGACGCGCTGCGACTGGTCACCGCCGCGCGCACGGCCGTGGACGAGGACATCCGCGCGTGGGAGGCGCTCTCCCGTACGACCGACTTCGCCGAGGGTGCTCAGCTCTGA
- a CDS encoding MBL fold metallo-hydrolase encodes MGVEITWWGHATVALRDSGVRVLTDPLLVRRLAHLRRRRGAVPPPEAAGAELVLVSHLHADHLHVGSLARVPAGATVLLPRGARAAVPALRRLRGRLRLVEVVPGDRLAFGPLDVRVVPAAHDGRRIALGPQRAPALGYVVTGEARTYFAGDTGLFDAMAEEVGPCDVALLPVGGWGPFLGHGHLNPERAAVALARLGAPAAVPVHYGTYWPIGMDGVRPREFHTPGLDFVQEAARVAPAASVHRLAHGESVTLAPAPPGRVGGRGRAGGRGPDLRGESGREGGAG; translated from the coding sequence GTGGGCGTGGAGATCACCTGGTGGGGCCACGCCACCGTGGCCTTGAGGGATTCCGGAGTGCGGGTGCTGACCGACCCGCTGCTCGTGCGCAGGCTCGCCCATCTGCGGCGCCGCCGGGGCGCCGTGCCGCCGCCGGAGGCCGCCGGGGCGGAGCTGGTACTCGTTTCCCACCTGCACGCCGACCACCTGCACGTGGGGTCGCTGGCCCGGGTCCCGGCGGGCGCCACCGTGCTGCTGCCGAGGGGCGCGCGGGCGGCGGTGCCGGCGCTGCGACGGCTGCGCGGGCGGCTGCGGCTGGTGGAGGTGGTGCCGGGCGACCGGCTCGCCTTCGGGCCGCTCGACGTCCGGGTGGTGCCGGCCGCGCACGACGGCCGGCGGATCGCGCTCGGGCCGCAGCGCGCCCCGGCTCTGGGCTACGTGGTCACTGGCGAGGCCCGCACCTACTTCGCCGGCGACACCGGGCTGTTCGACGCCATGGCCGAGGAGGTCGGGCCGTGCGACGTGGCGTTGCTGCCGGTCGGCGGGTGGGGGCCGTTCCTCGGCCACGGGCACCTCAACCCCGAGCGGGCGGCGGTGGCCCTGGCCCGGCTCGGCGCTCCGGCGGCGGTACCCGTGCACTACGGCACGTACTGGCCGATCGGGATGGACGGGGTGCGCCCGCGCGAGTTCCACACACCCGGCCTCGACTTCGTCCAGGAGGCCGCCCGGGTCGCCCCTGCGGCGTCCGTGCACCGGCTGGCGCACGGCGAGAGCGTCACCCTGGCGCCCGCTCCACCCGGGCGGGTGGGGGGCCGTGGGCGGGCCGGAGGCCGCGGGCCCGACCTGCGCGGAGAGTCCGGCCGGGAAGGGGGTGCCGGATGA
- a CDS encoding aminotransferase class I/II-fold pyridoxal phosphate-dependent enzyme codes for MSWRFEARPDPGLPVPAYWTVRLREGGATAEPPGGGQHLLEAADGYWARRGLPGGPEHVLAAPGAEQLLLAVLAAGGGEPVLARPAPAWQAAAAGLLGRRVHRVPTPAEGGGVPDPVALMETVRRARADGGDPRLLVLSAVDDPSGTVTAPELLHETCEAAAEAGLLIVSDETYSDTLHHHDTVLLSPGEMLPDHTVVLADLGATLVPADVPVGLARFPATPHGTSLRQRAERVLAGVRAVLSGPVAAATGYVLAEPAEVAEFGAAANRLHARTAAAAFRAVTDAGAVCRPPRAGFQLYPTAGRPGPHAAEAAEEQLTAALGRPVPGGQRFGDDPEEPRVRIDTGALHGTTDEERRAALAAPDPAALPHVAAALAALKAAVTGLTGVDAVSGSADTGSRGSGV; via the coding sequence ATGTCGTGGAGGTTCGAGGCCAGGCCCGACCCCGGGCTGCCGGTGCCCGCGTACTGGACGGTGCGGCTGCGCGAGGGCGGCGCCACGGCGGAGCCCCCCGGCGGCGGGCAGCACCTCCTGGAGGCCGCCGACGGCTACTGGGCCCGGCGCGGCCTGCCCGGCGGGCCCGAACACGTGCTGGCCGCCCCCGGCGCGGAACAGCTGCTGCTCGCCGTGCTCGCCGCCGGCGGGGGCGAGCCGGTGCTGGCCCGTCCTGCTCCGGCCTGGCAGGCGGCGGCGGCCGGGCTGCTCGGCCGCCGGGTGCACCGGGTGCCCACCCCCGCCGAGGGCGGCGGCGTACCCGACCCGGTCGCCCTCATGGAGACGGTGCGGCGGGCCCGGGCCGACGGCGGCGACCCGCGGCTGCTGGTGCTCTCGGCCGTCGACGACCCCAGCGGCACCGTCACCGCGCCCGAACTCCTCCACGAGACCTGCGAGGCCGCCGCCGAGGCAGGGCTGCTGATCGTCTCCGACGAGACGTACTCCGACACCCTCCACCACCACGACACGGTGCTGCTCAGCCCCGGCGAGATGCTGCCCGACCACACCGTCGTCCTCGCCGACCTCGGCGCGACGCTCGTCCCCGCCGACGTACCCGTGGGGCTGGCCCGCTTCCCGGCCACGCCGCACGGGACGTCCCTGCGGCAGCGGGCGGAACGGGTCCTCGCCGGGGTCCGCGCGGTGCTGTCCGGGCCGGTCGCCGCCGCCACCGGCTACGTGCTCGCCGAGCCCGCCGAGGTCGCCGAGTTCGGCGCCGCCGCGAACCGGCTGCACGCCCGGACCGCGGCGGCCGCCTTCCGCGCGGTCACCGACGCCGGTGCGGTGTGCCGGCCGCCCAGGGCCGGTTTCCAGCTCTACCCGACGGCAGGGCGCCCCGGGCCGCACGCGGCCGAGGCCGCAGAGGAGCAGCTGACCGCCGCGCTGGGCCGTCCGGTGCCGGGCGGGCAGCGGTTCGGCGACGACCCCGAGGAGCCCCGGGTCCGGATCGACACCGGCGCCCTGCACGGGACCACCGACGAGGAGCGGCGCGCCGCACTGGCCGCCCCCGACCCGGCCGCCCTGCCGCACGTGGCAGCCGCCCTGGCCGCCCTGAAGGCCGCCGTCACCGGCCTGACCGGCGTGGACGCGGTCAGCGGATCGGCGGACACCGGATCGCGGGGGAGCGGGGTCTGA